A single window of Pieris rapae chromosome 4, ilPieRapa1.1, whole genome shotgun sequence DNA harbors:
- the LOC111003430 gene encoding LDLR chaperone boca: MNKSLCLIVLYSVCILSKKFNDEDKPAWAKKDIRDFTDADMERLLDQWEEDEEPLPEDELPEHLRKPPSIDMTKLDMSNPETVLQQTKKGQTLMMFVTVANKPQRARTEELTKIWQTGLWSNHIQAERYLIDDDRAIFMFKDGSQAWTAKEYLIEQNELKNVQLESQTYDGKFPDVKNTAVRDEL; encoded by the exons atgAATAAGTCTTTGTGTCTTATAGTTCTATATAGTGTTTGTATATTGTCTAAAAAATTCAACGATGAAGATAAACCGGCATGGGCGAAGAAAGATATCCGCGATTTTACAGACGCTGATATGGAAcg ATTATTAGATCAATGGGAAGAAGATGAGGAACCTTTACCTGAAGATGAATTACCAGAACATTTGCGGAAACCACCTTCAATTGACATGACCAAATTGGATATGTCTAATCCAGAAACAGTGCTTCAACAAACTAAGAAAGGTCAGACGTTGATGATGTTTGTCACAGTTGCTAATAAGCCCCAAAGAGCCAGGACTGAggaattaactaaaatatggCAAACTGGTTTATGGAGTAATCATATACAAGCAGaaag GTATCTTATAGATGATGATCGAGCTATATTTATGTTCAAGGATGGCTCTCAAGCTTGGACAGCAAAAGAATATCTAATAGAACAAAATGAATTAAAGAATGTTCAATTGGAAAGTCAAACATATGATGGAAAGTTTCCTGATGTTAAAAATACAGCAGTAAGAGATGAATTATAG
- the LOC111003429 gene encoding replication protein A 32 kDa subunit-B, which yields MWNDQSVAGGGFFNSTNQFANAAATPNQGQKSGRRSSRTAPIVIKQALHCGDEGVKIWGTEIQIVSIVARVRNIRIQSTKITYTIQDITGRMKAVLWLDQEAMDEDDKSAPKVQVNDYVQIFGNVKTNKGKKVLMAFKIMPVEDVNLVTFHYLQCIHNKLKMEADSKKEKSVDTSTFVSNVPANSLMGMDNGSVNGLNPRQMMVYNLIRASTLEQGISKQDIYSTLKDKMPSVEFENILEWMCNEGHIYSTIDEEHFRATDAF from the exons ATGTGGAACG ATCAATCCGTTGCAGGCGgcggattttttaattctaccaATCAATTTGCCAATGCTGCTGCAACACCTAACCAAGGACAAAAAAGT GGCCGTAGATCATCCCGGACAGCCCCCATAGTTATTAAACAAGCATTACACTGTGGAGATGAGGGTGTTAAAATATGGGGAACAGAGATTCAAATTGTTTCCATTGTCGCTAGAGTAAGAAACATTAGAATACAAAGTACAAAGATAACATATACAATCCAAGACATAACTGGTAGGATGAAAGCAGTTCTTTGGTTAGATCAAGAAGCCATGGATGAAGAT GATAAGTCTGCACCTAAAGTTCAAGTAAACGACTATGTTCAAATATTTggaaatgtaaaaacaaataagggcaaaaaagttttaatggcTTTTAAGATAATGCCTGTTGAAGATGTAAATCTAGTAACATTTCATTACCTGCAATGTATTcacaataaactcaaaatgGAGGCAGATTCTAAGAAG GAAAAATCAGTAGATACATCAACATTTGTAAGCAATGTACCAGCTAATTCCTTAATGGGAATGGATAATGGTTCTGTTAATGGCTTGAATCCTCGTCAAATGATGGTTTATAACCTTATAAGAGCATCTACACTTGAACAAGGAATTAGTAAACAAGATATATATTCTACACTTAAGGATAAAATGCCAAGTGTTGAGTTTGA GAATATACTAGAATGGATGTGTAATGAAGGTCACATTTATTCAACTATTGATGAAGAACACTTCCGTGCCACAGATGCCTTTTAg
- the LOC111003425 gene encoding peroxisomal membrane protein PEX14 isoform X3, whose amino-acid sequence MTSEVLASAGSEIRENLITTAVKFLSNPNVQRCTMESKERFLRAKGLTDLEIKRAIEKCGDLVDMSNFTSELHFFQQSQNSWFKEKILPLIIYGGFAYGCYWFYKNCIKQLLFIEQPKRKSTSECIDELRKSLDIMNASITSLRGEMQATVQQNAMRSQLDNLKDDIASVKGILLSRNQFPSLKRTEPPSIPAWQRQSEEASTVEPEEKKPHRTRSQRSESGGSNSSEGEQATKNSDSSLEIIS is encoded by the exons ATGACTTCAGAAGTATTGGCGAGTGCTGGAAGTGAAATTCGAGAGAATTTG ATCACAACGGCTGTAAAGTTCCTCTCAAATCCTAATGTACAACGATGCACTATGGAAAGCAAAGAACGTTTTCTTCGAGCTAAGGGCCTAACTGATTTAGAAATAAAGAGAGCTATTGAGAAATGTGGTGATTTAGTGGACATGTCAAATTTTACATCAGAGCTGCATTTTTTTCAGCAATCACAAAATTCttggtttaaagaaaaaatattaccattaataatttatggagGATTTGCTTATGGATGCTACTGGTTTTACAAG AACTGCATCAAACAACTACTATTCATAGAACAACCGAAGCGTAAGTCTACGTCGGAATGTATAGATGAATTACGTAAATCTTTAGATATAATGAATGCGAGTATCACCTCGCTTCGGGGTGAGATGCAAGCGACCGTACAACAAAATGCAATGCGGTCACAGCtcgataatttaaaagatgATATTGCGTCAGTTAAGGGCATCTTATTGAGTAG GAACCAATTCCCTTCACTGAAGAGAACTGAACCGCCATCTATCCCGGCGTGGCAGCGCCAATCGGAAGAGGCATCAACCGTTGAGCCTGAAGAGAAGAAGCCGCACAGGACTCGAAGCCAAAGATCAGAGTCCGGCGGATCTAACTCAAGCGAGGGTGAACAGGCTACTAAAAATAGTGATAGCAGTCTTGAGATCAT ATCTTGA
- the LOC111003425 gene encoding peroxisomal membrane protein PEX14 isoform X1, with the protein MTSEVLASAGSEIRENLFQITTAVKFLSNPNVQRCTMESKERFLRAKGLTDLEIKRAIEKCGDLVDMSNFTSELHFFQQSQNSWFKEKILPLIIYGGFAYGCYWFYKNCIKQLLFIEQPKRKSTSECIDELRKSLDIMNASITSLRGEMQATVQQNAMRSQLDNLKDDIASVKGILLSRNQFPSLKRTEPPSIPAWQRQSEEASTVEPEEKKPHRTRSQRSESGGSNSSEGEQATKNSDSSLEIIS; encoded by the exons ATGACTTCAGAAGTATTGGCGAGTGCTGGAAGTGAAATTCGAGAGAATTTG TTTCAGATCACAACGGCTGTAAAGTTCCTCTCAAATCCTAATGTACAACGATGCACTATGGAAAGCAAAGAACGTTTTCTTCGAGCTAAGGGCCTAACTGATTTAGAAATAAAGAGAGCTATTGAGAAATGTGGTGATTTAGTGGACATGTCAAATTTTACATCAGAGCTGCATTTTTTTCAGCAATCACAAAATTCttggtttaaagaaaaaatattaccattaataatttatggagGATTTGCTTATGGATGCTACTGGTTTTACAAG AACTGCATCAAACAACTACTATTCATAGAACAACCGAAGCGTAAGTCTACGTCGGAATGTATAGATGAATTACGTAAATCTTTAGATATAATGAATGCGAGTATCACCTCGCTTCGGGGTGAGATGCAAGCGACCGTACAACAAAATGCAATGCGGTCACAGCtcgataatttaaaagatgATATTGCGTCAGTTAAGGGCATCTTATTGAGTAG GAACCAATTCCCTTCACTGAAGAGAACTGAACCGCCATCTATCCCGGCGTGGCAGCGCCAATCGGAAGAGGCATCAACCGTTGAGCCTGAAGAGAAGAAGCCGCACAGGACTCGAAGCCAAAGATCAGAGTCCGGCGGATCTAACTCAAGCGAGGGTGAACAGGCTACTAAAAATAGTGATAGCAGTCTTGAGATCAT ATCTTGA
- the LOC111003425 gene encoding peroxisomal membrane protein PEX14 isoform X2 produces the protein MTSEVLASAGSEIRENLFQITTAVKFLSNPNVQRCTMESKERFLRAKGLTDLEIKRAIEKCGDLVDMSNFTSELHFFQQSQNSWFKEKILPLIIYGGFAYGCYWFYKNCIKQLLFIEQPKRKSTSECIDELRKSLDIMNASITSLRGEMQATVQQNAMRSQLDNLKDDIASVKGILLSRNQFPSLKRTEPPSIPAWQRQSEEASTVEPEEKKPHRTRSQRSESGGSNSSEGEQATKNSDSSLEIM, from the exons ATGACTTCAGAAGTATTGGCGAGTGCTGGAAGTGAAATTCGAGAGAATTTG TTTCAGATCACAACGGCTGTAAAGTTCCTCTCAAATCCTAATGTACAACGATGCACTATGGAAAGCAAAGAACGTTTTCTTCGAGCTAAGGGCCTAACTGATTTAGAAATAAAGAGAGCTATTGAGAAATGTGGTGATTTAGTGGACATGTCAAATTTTACATCAGAGCTGCATTTTTTTCAGCAATCACAAAATTCttggtttaaagaaaaaatattaccattaataatttatggagGATTTGCTTATGGATGCTACTGGTTTTACAAG AACTGCATCAAACAACTACTATTCATAGAACAACCGAAGCGTAAGTCTACGTCGGAATGTATAGATGAATTACGTAAATCTTTAGATATAATGAATGCGAGTATCACCTCGCTTCGGGGTGAGATGCAAGCGACCGTACAACAAAATGCAATGCGGTCACAGCtcgataatttaaaagatgATATTGCGTCAGTTAAGGGCATCTTATTGAGTAG GAACCAATTCCCTTCACTGAAGAGAACTGAACCGCCATCTATCCCGGCGTGGCAGCGCCAATCGGAAGAGGCATCAACCGTTGAGCCTGAAGAGAAGAAGCCGCACAGGACTCGAAGCCAAAGATCAGAGTCCGGCGGATCTAACTCAAGCGAGGGTGAACAGGCTACTAAAAATAGTGATAGCAGTCTTGAGATCATGTAA